Proteins from one Streptomyces roseifaciens genomic window:
- a CDS encoding AMP-dependent synthetase/ligase gives MHEFTVPPLVTAPPVGGLADVVFDRAAQDPGQAAFGRKGPDGRWRDVTAAAFRDEVLALAKGLLAEGVRFGDRVAVMSRTRYEWTLFDFALWSIGAQPVPLYPTASPEQVSWILHDAGVTACVVEHGDHAMTIGSVVDRLPGLSRLWQMDAGAVETLSAAGARIGDDVVDRHRMALTPATPATVVYTSGTTGRPKGCVLTHANFMAEADNVVRRYEQVFRSRPGDEAATLLFLPLAHVFGRMVQVAAVRGRVKLGHQPQLTAAALLPDLRAFRPTFVLAVPYVLEKIFALARRAAEAEGRAAPFERAVDVAVRYAEALEHRAFGTGAGPGAALRIQHQVFDRLVYAKVREALGGRVRHAMSGGSAMDRRLGLFFAGAGVTVLEGYGLTETTGAATANPPERPRFGTVGRPVPGTTVRIAGDGEIWLRGGQVFAGYLGDAKATGAVLQQGWFATGDVGRLDGDGYLTITGRKKEILVTSGGKSLSPVALEERVRAHPLVAHCVVVGNDRPYVAALVTLDEEAVAHWLHLHGKEPAGPGGLLRDADLEAEIRRAVVAANTLVSQAESIRTFRILSARFTEEDGLLTPSLKLRRKAIEAAYAREVDALYRG, from the coding sequence TTGCACGAGTTCACCGTGCCGCCCCTGGTGACGGCGCCCCCCGTCGGAGGCCTGGCGGACGTCGTGTTCGACCGGGCCGCGCAGGATCCCGGGCAGGCGGCGTTCGGCCGCAAGGGGCCGGACGGCCGCTGGCGGGACGTGACGGCGGCCGCGTTCCGGGACGAAGTGCTGGCGCTGGCCAAGGGGCTGCTCGCCGAGGGCGTGCGGTTCGGCGACCGCGTCGCCGTCATGTCCCGTACGCGCTACGAGTGGACGCTCTTCGACTTCGCGCTGTGGTCGATCGGCGCCCAGCCCGTGCCGCTCTACCCGACCGCCTCCCCCGAACAGGTCAGCTGGATCCTGCACGACGCGGGCGTGACGGCCTGCGTCGTCGAGCACGGGGACCACGCGATGACGATCGGCTCGGTCGTCGACCGGCTGCCGGGGCTGAGCCGCCTGTGGCAGATGGACGCGGGGGCCGTCGAGACGCTGAGCGCCGCCGGGGCCCGGATCGGCGACGACGTGGTGGATCGGCACCGGATGGCGCTCACCCCGGCGACGCCGGCCACCGTCGTCTACACCTCCGGCACCACGGGCCGCCCCAAGGGCTGCGTGCTGACCCACGCCAACTTCATGGCCGAGGCCGACAACGTCGTCAGGCGCTACGAGCAGGTCTTCCGCTCCCGCCCGGGCGACGAGGCGGCGACGCTGCTGTTCCTGCCGCTGGCCCATGTGTTCGGGCGGATGGTGCAGGTCGCGGCGGTGCGCGGGCGGGTCAAGCTCGGCCACCAGCCGCAGCTGACCGCCGCCGCGCTGCTGCCGGACCTGCGGGCCTTCCGGCCGACGTTCGTCCTCGCGGTCCCCTACGTCCTGGAGAAGATCTTCGCGCTGGCCCGGCGCGCGGCGGAGGCCGAGGGCCGGGCCGCGCCGTTCGAGCGGGCCGTCGACGTGGCGGTGCGGTACGCGGAGGCGCTGGAGCACCGGGCGTTCGGCACCGGCGCGGGGCCCGGGGCCGCGCTGCGGATCCAGCACCAGGTCTTCGACCGGCTCGTCTACGCCAAGGTGCGGGAGGCGCTGGGCGGGCGGGTGCGGCACGCCATGTCGGGCGGCTCGGCGATGGACCGGAGGCTGGGGCTGTTCTTCGCGGGCGCGGGCGTGACCGTGCTGGAGGGGTACGGGCTGACGGAGACGACCGGGGCCGCGACCGCCAACCCGCCCGAGCGGCCCCGCTTCGGCACGGTCGGGCGGCCGGTCCCCGGCACCACCGTACGGATCGCCGGGGACGGCGAGATCTGGCTGCGCGGCGGCCAGGTCTTCGCGGGCTACCTGGGCGACGCGAAGGCGACGGGCGCGGTGCTGCAGCAGGGCTGGTTCGCGACGGGCGACGTGGGGCGGCTGGACGGGGACGGCTATCTGACCATCACCGGGCGGAAGAAGGAGATCCTGGTGACGTCGGGCGGCAAGAGCCTGTCGCCGGTGGCCCTGGAGGAGCGCGTACGGGCCCACCCGCTCGTCGCCCACTGCGTCGTCGTGGGCAACGACCGCCCGTACGTGGCCGCCCTGGTGACGCTGGACGAGGAGGCGGTCGCGCACTGGCTGCACCTGCACGGCAAGGAGCCGGCGGGGCCCGGCGGGCTGCTGCGCGACGCGGACCTGGAGGCCGAGATCCGGCGGGCCGTGGTGGCCGCGAACACGCTCGTCTCGCAGGCCGAGTCCATCCGGACCTTCCGGATCCTCAGCGCCCGGTTCACCGAGGAGGACGGCCTGCTGACCCCGTCGCTCAAGCTCAGA
- a CDS encoding LysR family transcriptional regulator, producing the protein MFEPVQLRTFLAVAQTLSFTQAAVRLGVRQSTVSQQVRKLEAAAGRQLFTRDTHSVRLTEDGEAMLGFARTILEANERAAHWFAGTRLRGRLRFGASEDFVLTRLPEVLEGFRREHPEVDLELTVDLSETLQRRLAAGRLDLVLAKRHPDEPHGRLVWRDRLVWIGGERLRLDPHRPLPLIAFPPPAVTRARALEVLERSGRAWRVVCTSGSLNGLVAAARAGLGVMAHTLGMIPPGLVHLPSGPGLPELGGVDVVLLHGAAPDSAARQPAEALAQAVLAAGDRLQT; encoded by the coding sequence GTGTTCGAGCCCGTGCAGCTCCGTACGTTCCTGGCCGTCGCGCAGACGCTGAGCTTCACCCAGGCCGCCGTCCGCCTGGGCGTCCGGCAGTCGACCGTGAGCCAGCAGGTCCGCAAGCTGGAGGCGGCGGCCGGGCGGCAGCTGTTCACCCGCGACACGCACAGCGTGCGGCTGACCGAGGACGGCGAGGCCATGCTGGGCTTCGCCCGCACGATCCTGGAGGCGAACGAGCGCGCCGCGCACTGGTTCGCGGGCACCCGGCTGCGCGGGCGGCTGCGGTTCGGGGCGTCGGAGGACTTCGTGCTGACGCGGCTGCCCGAGGTCCTGGAGGGGTTCCGGCGCGAGCACCCGGAAGTGGACCTGGAGCTGACCGTCGACCTGTCGGAGACGCTGCAGCGGCGGCTGGCGGCCGGACGGCTGGACCTGGTGCTCGCCAAGCGCCACCCCGACGAACCCCACGGCAGGCTCGTGTGGCGCGACAGGCTGGTGTGGATCGGCGGCGAACGGCTGCGCCTGGACCCCCACCGGCCGCTGCCCCTGATCGCCTTCCCGCCGCCCGCGGTGACCCGGGCGCGCGCCCTGGAGGTGCTGGAGCGCAGCGGCCGGGCCTGGCGGGTGGTCTGCACGAGCGGCAGCCTCAACGGCCTGGTGGCCGCGGCCCGCGCCGGCCTCGGCGTCATGGCGCACACCCTGGGCATGATCCCTCCCGGGCTGGTGCACCTCCCGTCCGGGCCCGGCCTGCCCGAGCTGGGCGGGGTCGACGTGGTGCTGCTGCACGGCGCCGCGCCGGACAGCGCGGCGAGACAGCCCGCGGAGGCACTGGCCCAGGCCGTCCTCGCGGCGGGCGACCGGCTGCAGACGTAG
- a CDS encoding bile acid:sodium symporter family protein, protein MPRIRIRVPIDPYVAALLGTVALAALLPARGQAATVAGGASTGAVALLFFLYGARLSTREAMDGLRHWRLHLTVLGCTFVLFPLLGLATRGLVPVVVTPQLYSGLLFLCLVPSTIQSSIAFTSIARGNVAAAVCAGSFSSIVGIALTPLLAALLLGNSGGGFSSRSLLSIVLQLLVPFLAGQLLRRRVGGFLTRHKKVLGYVDRGSILLVVYTAFSAGMVRGIWHEVTPLRLLALMGVEAALLGFMLTVTTYGSRWLGFSREDGLAIVFCGSKKSLAAGLPMAGVLFGAQASLAVLPLMLFHQMQLMVGAVLAKRYGRGAVQEPAAVRAPARA, encoded by the coding sequence ATGCCGCGCATTCGCATACGCGTTCCCATCGACCCTTATGTAGCGGCCCTCCTGGGCACCGTGGCCCTCGCCGCCCTCCTGCCCGCCCGGGGCCAGGCGGCGACCGTCGCGGGCGGCGCCTCCACCGGCGCCGTGGCGCTGCTGTTCTTCCTCTACGGCGCCCGCCTCTCCACCCGCGAGGCGATGGACGGCCTGCGCCACTGGCGGCTGCACCTGACCGTCCTCGGCTGCACCTTCGTGCTCTTCCCGCTCCTCGGCCTCGCCACCCGCGGCCTGGTCCCCGTCGTCGTGACCCCCCAGCTGTACTCCGGGCTGCTGTTCCTGTGCCTGGTGCCCTCGACCATCCAGTCCTCGATCGCCTTCACGTCCATCGCGCGCGGCAACGTGGCGGCGGCGGTGTGCGCCGGATCGTTCTCCAGCATCGTCGGCATCGCCCTCACCCCGCTGCTCGCCGCCCTCCTCCTCGGCAACAGCGGCGGCGGCTTCTCCTCCCGCTCGCTGCTGTCGATCGTGCTGCAGCTCCTCGTGCCCTTCCTCGCGGGCCAGCTGCTGCGCCGCCGGGTGGGCGGCTTCCTCACCCGGCACAAGAAGGTGCTCGGCTACGTGGACCGCGGCTCGATCCTCCTGGTCGTCTACACGGCGTTCAGCGCGGGCATGGTCCGCGGCATCTGGCACGAGGTCACCCCGCTGCGGCTGCTGGCCCTCATGGGGGTGGAGGCCGCCCTGCTGGGCTTCATGCTGACGGTCACCACGTACGGCTCGCGGTGGCTCGGCTTCAGCCGCGAGGACGGGCTGGCCATCGTCTTCTGCGGCTCGAAGAAGAGCCTGGCGGCGGGCCTGCCGATGGCGGGCGTGCTGTTCGGGGCCCAGGCGAGCCTGGCCGTGCTGCCGCTGATGCTCTTCCACCAGATGCAGCTGATGGTGGGGGCGGTCCTGGCGAAGAGGTACGGGCGCGGGGCGGTGCAGGAGCCTGCGGCTGTGCGGGCGCCGGCGCGGGCTTGA
- a CDS encoding sialidase family protein — translation MAPPHVRTGPAVPRRPVRAVLQRPVKVVPRHPVRDTIVAAALAGSFLLLPPVAAQQARATGTPSAGFTGASPAAFEEQVLFKAGQEADDGVYACFRIPALATTARGTVLAFAEGRKGDCSDATDIDVVVKRSADGGRTWSPLQVVDEGRGDTHGNPAPVVDAHSSRITLLTTYNKGRPGGGNCDVPCDRIPHLQYSDDDGAHWSAPQDVARDLRPPGWNSWYATGPGHGLRLTRGPHRGRLVVGLNAESHDGTRVRANHAALALSDDGGVHWRLGAVDTHEITPEGTYGQKPSELTLAERADGSVYAGGREQDGTELGNRDFAVSPDGGTGFDGPFRAVPDLYTPMVQGSVAVPRPGRWLFASPADPDRRRSMTIRSSYDEGRTWEGVEHGRLVTADWAGYSDMAVVEGASEEPGAESSDAEGSGTERSGTERSAAERAAADGGADAGSADAGPADAGGVTTGLLYEAGKRDARDEIRFARFTEEWLGPRPAPSPVTPDRAPGARGALVLGGPRPVAGRSGGGLARDGALAFDGVDDAVRLPYRPSLPLGERDFTAALWFRSRSAAAAARGEQPLLWMGGMGGAPQVALRLAPGGRVTGQVTAVAGAGPARTVVVRSAGAYGDGLWHQAVLRRGGGRIVLTVDGAAATAAGVPGAVSRNSTFGVHLGQRPDGREHLTGELDDVRVYGRALTDREVARLRGGGRPGPGAGSGTGPGRRPGSPRDVVLWLPLDRVG, via the coding sequence ATGGCGCCGCCGCACGTCCGCACTGGTCCCGCCGTCCCCCGACGCCCCGTCAGGGCCGTTCTCCAACGCCCCGTCAAGGTCGTTCCCCGGCACCCCGTCAGGGACACGATCGTCGCCGCCGCGCTGGCGGGCTCGTTCCTCCTCCTGCCGCCCGTCGCGGCGCAGCAGGCCCGTGCGACGGGCACCCCGTCCGCCGGGTTCACAGGCGCCTCGCCCGCCGCGTTCGAGGAGCAGGTCCTGTTCAAGGCCGGCCAGGAGGCCGACGACGGCGTCTACGCCTGCTTCCGCATCCCGGCGCTGGCCACCACCGCCCGCGGCACCGTCCTCGCCTTCGCCGAGGGCAGGAAGGGCGACTGCAGCGACGCCACCGACATCGACGTCGTCGTCAAGCGCTCGGCCGACGGCGGCCGCACGTGGAGTCCGCTGCAGGTGGTGGACGAGGGCCGCGGCGACACCCACGGCAACCCCGCCCCCGTCGTCGACGCGCACAGCAGCCGGATCACGCTCCTCACCACGTACAACAAGGGCCGCCCCGGCGGCGGCAACTGCGACGTGCCCTGCGACCGCATCCCCCACCTGCAGTACAGCGACGACGACGGCGCGCACTGGTCCGCGCCGCAGGACGTCGCCCGTGACCTGCGGCCGCCCGGCTGGAACTCCTGGTACGCCACCGGCCCCGGGCACGGCCTCCGGCTCACCCGCGGGCCCCATCGCGGCCGCCTGGTCGTCGGGCTCAACGCCGAGAGCCACGACGGCACCCGCGTCCGCGCCAACCACGCGGCGCTCGCCCTCAGCGACGACGGGGGCGTGCACTGGCGGCTGGGGGCGGTGGACACCCACGAGATCACCCCGGAGGGCACGTACGGGCAGAAGCCGTCCGAGCTGACGCTCGCCGAGCGGGCCGACGGCTCGGTGTACGCGGGCGGGCGCGAGCAGGACGGGACCGAGCTCGGCAACCGCGACTTCGCCGTCAGTCCGGACGGGGGCACGGGGTTCGACGGCCCCTTCCGGGCGGTCCCGGACCTCTACACGCCCATGGTGCAGGGGTCGGTGGCCGTGCCGCGCCCCGGGCGCTGGCTCTTCGCCTCGCCCGCCGACCCCGACCGGCGGCGCTCGATGACGATCCGCTCCTCCTACGACGAGGGGCGCACCTGGGAGGGCGTGGAGCACGGCAGGCTCGTCACGGCCGACTGGGCGGGCTACTCCGACATGGCCGTCGTCGAGGGAGCCTCCGAAGAGCCTGGCGCCGAGAGCTCCGACGCAGAGGGCTCCGGCACCGAGAGGTCCGGCACCGAGAGGTCAGCCGCCGAACGGGCCGCGGCCGACGGCGGTGCGGACGCCGGCTCTGCGGACGCCGGCCCTGCAGACGCCGGCGGCGTCACGACCGGCCTGCTCTACGAGGCGGGCAAGCGCGACGCGCGCGACGAGATCCGGTTCGCCCGCTTCACGGAGGAGTGGCTGGGGCCCCGCCCCGCGCCCTCACCCGTGACGCCGGACCGGGCGCCGGGAGCGCGGGGCGCGCTCGTCCTGGGAGGCCCGCGCCCGGTCGCCGGGCGCTCCGGCGGCGGCCTCGCCCGCGACGGCGCTCTCGCCTTCGACGGCGTGGACGACGCCGTGCGGCTGCCCTACCGGCCCTCCCTGCCGCTGGGCGAACGGGACTTCACGGCCGCCCTGTGGTTCCGGTCCCGGTCAGCGGCCGCGGCCGCGCGGGGTGAGCAGCCGCTGCTGTGGATGGGCGGGATGGGCGGGGCGCCCCAGGTGGCGCTCCGGCTCGCGCCCGGGGGGCGAGTCACCGGGCAGGTGACGGCGGTCGCCGGGGCGGGGCCCGCCCGGACGGTCGTCGTACGGTCCGCCGGCGCGTACGGGGACGGGCTGTGGCACCAGGCGGTGCTGCGACGCGGCGGGGGGCGGATCGTCCTCACCGTGGACGGGGCGGCGGCGACTGCGGCCGGCGTGCCGGGGGCGGTGAGCCGCAACTCGACGTTCGGGGTGCACCTGGGGCAGCGCCCGGACGGCCGGGAGCACCTGACGGGGGAGCTGGACGACGTCCGGGTGTACGGGCGGGCGCTGACGGACCGTGAAGTCGCGCGACTGCGCGGGGGCGGGAGGCCGGGGCCGGGAGCGGGGTCAGGGACAGGGCCGGGGCGGCGGCCGGGGTCCCCGCGCGACGTCGTGCTGTGGCTGCCCCTGGACCGCGTCGGCTGA
- a CDS encoding quinone oxidoreductase family protein, protein MRRVRYHQNGGPEVLQLEETDVPRPGAGELLLRTEAAGVTLPVVRKVRGGGLPLPASLGGEVAGEVVATGPGVTGFAVGDRVTGLCFADAYADHSLLNVAMASPVPDGASATDAVALVRCGLVARGAYAAARPAAGESVLVTAAASGVGHLAVQLAKELGAGRVVAAVSASAAEAKTGFLRELGADHVVTYDDLAAREADRSGGPVDIVLDAVGGELLSPALAALAPGGRLVAYSSGGGTIEAYDLLVGAKSAIGFQMALIARHRPELMEQWRQELWELFANGRLRPRVHVELPLEAAAQAHEIIEARVNLGKVVLRPV, encoded by the coding sequence ATGCGCCGTGTCCGCTATCACCAGAACGGCGGCCCCGAGGTCCTGCAGCTGGAGGAGACCGACGTCCCCCGGCCCGGCGCCGGCGAACTGCTGCTGCGCACCGAGGCCGCCGGCGTCACCCTGCCGGTCGTGCGGAAGGTGCGCGGCGGCGGCCTCCCGCTGCCCGCGAGCCTGGGCGGCGAGGTCGCCGGGGAGGTCGTGGCGACCGGCCCCGGCGTCACGGGCTTCGCGGTCGGCGACCGCGTCACAGGCCTGTGCTTCGCCGACGCTTACGCCGACCACTCCCTGCTGAACGTCGCGATGGCCTCGCCGGTGCCGGACGGCGCGAGCGCCACGGACGCCGTGGCGCTGGTCCGCTGCGGCCTGGTGGCCCGCGGCGCCTACGCGGCGGCCCGCCCGGCCGCAGGCGAGTCGGTGCTGGTGACGGCCGCCGCGAGCGGCGTGGGCCACCTCGCCGTACAGCTCGCCAAGGAGCTCGGCGCCGGGCGGGTCGTGGCGGCGGTCAGCGCCTCGGCGGCGGAGGCCAAGACCGGCTTCCTGCGGGAGCTGGGCGCGGACCACGTCGTGACGTACGACGACCTCGCCGCCAGGGAAGCCGACCGCTCGGGCGGTCCGGTCGACATCGTCCTGGACGCCGTAGGCGGCGAGCTCCTCTCCCCCGCCCTCGCCGCCCTGGCGCCCGGCGGCCGGCTCGTCGCGTACAGCTCGGGCGGCGGCACGATCGAGGCGTACGACCTGCTCGTCGGCGCGAAGTCCGCGATCGGTTTCCAGATGGCGCTCATCGCCCGCCACCGGCCGGAGCTGATGGAGCAGTGGCGGCAGGAGTTGTGGGAGCTGTTCGCCAATGGCCGACTGCGGCCGCGCGTGCACGTCGAGCTGCCCCTGGAGGCCGCCGCGCAGGCGCACGAGATCATCGAGGCGCGCGTCAACCTGGGCAAGGTCGTCCTGCGGCCGGTGTGA
- a CDS encoding MarR family winged helix-turn-helix transcriptional regulator has product MTEPHEPTLDRIRALPSWLLNRASARGRRLLGEAFAREGLRMPHHAVLAAVADSGPVAQAALGRMTGFDPKDMVGILNDLQRAGFVTRTPDPGDRRKNAIALTAEGRSCLHRLACLGDEANEALLGALTPAEREQFTALLARVAEEREEGPVA; this is encoded by the coding sequence ATGACCGAGCCCCATGAGCCCACGCTCGACCGGATCCGCGCCCTCCCCAGCTGGCTCCTCAACCGGGCCTCCGCGCGTGGCCGCCGCCTGCTCGGCGAGGCGTTCGCCCGCGAGGGCCTGCGCATGCCGCACCACGCGGTCCTCGCCGCCGTGGCCGACTCCGGCCCCGTCGCGCAGGCAGCGCTCGGCCGGATGACCGGCTTCGACCCCAAGGACATGGTCGGCATCCTCAACGACCTCCAGAGGGCCGGGTTCGTCACCCGCACGCCCGACCCCGGCGACCGCCGCAAGAACGCCATCGCCCTCACCGCCGAGGGCCGCAGCTGCCTGCACCGGCTCGCCTGCCTGGGTGACGAGGCCAACGAGGCGCTGCTGGGCGCGCTGACGCCCGCGGAGCGGGAGCAGTTCACGGCGCTGCTCGCGCGCGTGGCGGAGGAGCGGGAGGAGGGCCCGGTGGCCTGA
- the fdhD gene encoding formate dehydrogenase accessory sulfurtransferase FdhD: MGRVTERRRVIRIRDGAVTARPDTLVAEEPLEIRLNGKPLAITMRTPGDDFALAAGFLVSEGVLSRTDELANIVYCAGATEDGSNTYNVVDVRLAPGVPVPDVTLERNVYTTSSCGLCGKASLDAVRTTARHRLSDGPEGPMRLEPALLSSLPDRLREAQRVFDRTGGLHAAALFSADGELLDAREDVGRHNAVDKIVGRALQQGLLPLSGTVLMVSGRASFELAQKAVMAGIPVLAAVSAPSSLAVDLAAETGLTLVGFLRGASMNVYAGEQRIALRERAAND; this comes from the coding sequence ATGGGACGGGTCACCGAACGCCGCCGCGTCATCCGCATCCGGGACGGGGCGGTCACCGCCCGCCCCGACACGCTCGTGGCCGAGGAGCCCCTGGAGATCCGGCTGAACGGCAAGCCGCTGGCCATCACCATGCGCACGCCGGGCGACGACTTCGCGCTCGCGGCGGGCTTCCTGGTGAGCGAGGGCGTGCTGAGCCGCACCGACGAGCTGGCCAACATCGTCTACTGCGCGGGCGCGACGGAGGACGGCTCGAATACGTACAACGTCGTCGACGTGCGCCTCGCGCCCGGCGTGCCCGTTCCCGACGTCACCCTGGAGCGCAACGTCTACACGACGTCCTCGTGCGGCCTGTGCGGGAAGGCGAGCCTGGATGCCGTACGGACCACGGCGCGGCATCGCCTGTCCGACGGGCCGGAGGGCCCGATGCGGCTCGAACCGGCGCTGCTGTCCTCCCTCCCCGACCGGCTGCGGGAGGCGCAGCGGGTCTTCGACCGCACGGGCGGGCTGCACGCCGCGGCGCTGTTCTCCGCGGACGGCGAGCTGCTGGACGCTCGCGAGGACGTGGGCCGGCACAACGCCGTCGACAAGATCGTCGGCCGCGCGCTCCAGCAGGGCCTCCTGCCGCTGTCCGGGACGGTGCTGATGGTCTCCGGGCGGGCCTCGTTCGAGCTGGCGCAGAAGGCGGTGATGGCCGGGATCCCGGTGCTCGCAGCCGTCTCGGCGCCCTCGTCGCTGGCCGTGGACCTCGCGGCGGAGACGGGGCTGACGCTGGTGGGCTTCCTGCGCGGGGCGTCGATGAACGTGTACGCGGGAGAGCAGCGGATCGCCCTCCGGGAGCGGGCGGCGAACGACTGA
- a CDS encoding aldehyde dehydrogenase family protein, which translates to MASDRTPPLRETSHSRGTPPPVLALKPGTEWAGAWQRCLAAAPEAFRDDRVLNLWAGTWRPDGKPLPAVTPVDGTPVPGPPRLDAATAHRAVRAAVDAHRAWRHVPLADRRARVAAALDALDAHRDLLALLLVWEIGKPWRLARADVDRAVDGVRWYVAEIDRMLPGRTPLPGPVSNIASWNYPMSVLVHAMLVQALAGNAVIAKTPTDGGLACLTLASALAAREGVPLTLVSGSGGELSEALVRAPGIGCVSFVGGRDTGARVATAVADLGKRHVLEQEGLNAWGVWDFTDWPALGARIRKTFEYAKQRCTAYPRFVVQREAFADFLAVYLPAVRDVRFGHPLAVEAPGDDLPELDFGPLINAAKAEELTGQVAEAVRRGAVPLHRGRLADGRFLPGQDTGAYVPPVALLSPPPSSPLHHAEPFGPVDTVVPVDTEAELLAAMNASNGALVAALSCDDEAAFARLAPQVRAFKVGRNGPRSRGDREELFGGFGASWRGAFVGGELLVRAVTEGPTGERLPGNFPEYHLMP; encoded by the coding sequence ATGGCATCCGACCGCACCCCTCCTTTACGCGAGACCTCTCATTCACGGGGGACGCCCCCGCCCGTCCTCGCGCTCAAGCCCGGCACCGAGTGGGCCGGGGCCTGGCAGCGCTGTCTGGCCGCGGCCCCCGAGGCGTTCCGCGACGACCGGGTCCTCAACCTCTGGGCCGGCACCTGGCGGCCCGACGGCAAGCCGCTGCCCGCCGTCACGCCCGTCGACGGCACCCCCGTCCCCGGCCCGCCCCGCCTCGACGCGGCCACCGCCCACCGGGCCGTGCGCGCCGCCGTGGACGCGCACCGCGCCTGGCGCCACGTCCCGCTCGCCGACCGCAGGGCGCGCGTCGCCGCGGCCCTCGACGCCCTGGACGCCCACCGCGACCTGCTGGCGCTCCTGCTGGTCTGGGAGATCGGCAAGCCCTGGCGCCTGGCCCGGGCGGACGTGGACCGCGCGGTCGACGGCGTCCGCTGGTACGTGGCGGAGATCGACCGCATGCTGCCGGGGCGCACCCCGCTTCCCGGCCCCGTCAGCAACATCGCGAGCTGGAACTACCCGATGAGCGTCCTCGTCCACGCCATGCTCGTCCAGGCGCTGGCCGGCAACGCCGTGATCGCCAAGACCCCCACCGACGGCGGCCTGGCCTGCCTGACGCTCGCCTCGGCGCTCGCCGCGCGCGAGGGCGTCCCCCTGACCCTGGTCAGCGGCAGCGGCGGCGAGCTCTCCGAGGCGCTCGTGCGCGCCCCCGGGATCGGCTGCGTCTCCTTCGTCGGCGGCCGGGACACCGGCGCGCGGGTCGCCACCGCCGTGGCCGACCTAGGCAAGCGCCACGTCCTCGAACAGGAGGGCCTCAACGCCTGGGGCGTCTGGGACTTCACGGACTGGCCGGCGCTCGGCGCGCGGATCCGCAAGACCTTCGAGTACGCCAAGCAGCGCTGCACGGCCTACCCGCGGTTCGTGGTCCAGCGCGAGGCCTTCGCGGACTTCCTCGCGGTCTACCTGCCCGCGGTGCGGGACGTCCGCTTCGGCCACCCGCTCGCCGTGGAGGCACCCGGCGACGACCTCCCCGAGCTCGACTTCGGCCCTCTGATCAACGCCGCCAAGGCGGAGGAGCTGACCGGCCAGGTGGCCGAGGCCGTACGCCGGGGCGCCGTTCCCCTGCACCGCGGCCGCCTGGCCGACGGCCGCTTCCTGCCCGGCCAGGACACCGGCGCGTACGTACCGCCCGTCGCGCTGCTGAGCCCGCCGCCCTCCTCGCCCCTGCACCACGCCGAGCCCTTCGGCCCCGTCGACACCGTCGTCCCGGTCGACACCGAGGCCGAGCTGCTCGCCGCCATGAACGCCAGCAACGGCGCGCTCGTCGCGGCCCTCTCCTGCGACGACGAGGCGGCCTTCGCGCGCCTGGCCCCGCAGGTCCGGGCGTTCAAGGTCGGCCGCAACGGCCCCCGCTCGCGCGGCGACCGCGAGGAGCTCTTCGGCGGCTTCGGGGCGTCGTGGCGCGGGGCCTTCGTCGGCGGGGAGCTGCTGGTGCGGGCGGTGACGGAGGGGCCGACGGGTGAACGGCTCCCGGGGAACTTCCCGGAGTACCACCTGATGCCGTGA